Proteins found in one Corynebacterium zhongnanshanii genomic segment:
- a CDS encoding BRCT domain-containing protein, translating into MTSSPSSASESEQNSGSRGAPKPRGARQGSLGTSRRGVRNAGRHGRTGRQGREAHADRHVQIPSVEEAPVVSVSIATTGIHPTTARIVAMSLVFFSGEFDYDDSALTVGEEVLSLTRRFDPDEDIGPQHIHGYTPDDLLEAKGFHSSAEMLRRALDGRTVIVHQAGMTWGFIAQEFRRAQRIAARHRRNRTRGRAPRKVETPQPLHIIDTLGSARRQSIDSVDPRLRAIAEQYHIQGHPSVAGLEGAMMLEVGAAASEKRNTIPADDLLEADAHLIAHLAHIQVLNSDESDGIAVLDPSNLMPDQFGIQRSHQRVQAARASRRWVNPGVWTPGEALVQGMEFVISPDIATNPDELIEKATAAGLAYSEKLNRRSSLVVCNENFDLRGKSMHAERKNIPLMRDSEFLELLEDVQPGEREPKPVRPGAGVRPRTSSLSHRGMRPTQRSGQGGRGQGGRSQGGRSQSGRGQGGRSQCGRSQGNRNQGNRTQGSRTRATTAKKKPDMRRNRTHGRNNRT; encoded by the coding sequence ATGACCTCTTCCCCGTCTTCCGCGTCCGAGTCAGAGCAGAACTCCGGATCTCGGGGTGCCCCGAAGCCTCGTGGTGCGCGGCAGGGTTCTTTGGGGACGTCGCGCCGCGGGGTGCGCAATGCTGGGCGCCACGGTCGTACCGGCCGCCAGGGACGTGAAGCGCATGCCGACCGCCACGTTCAGATCCCGTCCGTGGAGGAGGCTCCCGTGGTGTCCGTCAGCATCGCCACGACGGGCATTCACCCCACCACGGCGCGCATCGTTGCGATGTCCCTGGTGTTCTTCAGCGGGGAGTTTGATTACGACGACAGCGCCCTCACCGTAGGCGAGGAAGTCCTGTCCCTCACCCGCCGCTTCGACCCCGACGAGGATATCGGACCACAGCACATACACGGCTACACCCCAGATGACCTCCTGGAGGCCAAGGGATTCCACAGCAGCGCAGAGATGCTGCGCCGTGCCCTGGATGGCCGCACGGTCATTGTGCACCAGGCCGGCATGACGTGGGGTTTCATTGCCCAGGAGTTCCGCCGCGCACAACGCATCGCAGCTCGTCACCGCCGCAACCGCACGCGTGGTCGCGCGCCTCGGAAGGTGGAGACTCCTCAACCGCTGCACATTATTGACACTCTCGGCAGTGCGCGCAGGCAATCCATCGATTCGGTGGACCCTCGGCTTCGGGCGATTGCCGAGCAGTACCACATACAGGGTCACCCCAGCGTTGCAGGCCTTGAGGGGGCGATGATGCTGGAGGTGGGTGCGGCGGCGTCGGAAAAAAGGAATACAATCCCCGCCGACGATCTTCTGGAGGCCGACGCCCACCTCATCGCCCACCTGGCGCACATCCAGGTGCTCAACAGCGACGAATCGGACGGCATTGCCGTGCTGGATCCCAGCAACCTCATGCCGGACCAGTTCGGCATTCAGCGCTCCCACCAGCGCGTGCAGGCGGCGCGCGCCTCGCGGCGTTGGGTCAACCCCGGCGTGTGGACCCCCGGGGAGGCGCTGGTGCAGGGCATGGAGTTCGTCATCAGCCCGGACATCGCCACCAACCCCGACGAGCTGATCGAGAAGGCCACGGCCGCCGGGCTGGCGTATAGCGAGAAGCTGAATCGTCGCAGCTCCCTGGTGGTGTGCAATGAGAACTTCGATCTGCGCGGCAAGTCCATGCACGCGGAGCGTAAGAACATTCCGCTGATGCGGGACAGTGAGTTCCTTGAGCTGTTGGAGGATGTGCAGCCCGGGGAGCGCGAGCCGAAGCCGGTGCGGCCTGGCGCGGGCGTGCGGCCGAGGACGTCGTCTTTGTCGCACCGGGGTATGCGTCCGACGCAGCGCTCGGGGCAGGGCGGGCGCGGTCAAGGTGGTCGGAGCCAGGGTGGCCGCTCACAGTCCGGGCGTGGTCAGGGCGGCCGGAGCCAGTGCGGTCGGAGTCAAGGCAACCGCAATCAAGGAAACCGCACACAGGGCAGCCGCACCCGCGCCACCACCGCGAAGAAGAAGCCCGACATGCGGCGCAACCGCACCCACGGCCGCAACAATCGCACGTAA
- a CDS encoding MurT ligase domain-containing protein: MAADAATWASKKTGRGAGGMIGGLIAGAIDPHLMSNLGPDNNGRHRPTVLVTGTNGKSTTTRMLAGAVRNARSVATNEGGDNMDAGVISALLAGRDRDTVVLEVDELHVPNIADTLDADVLVLLNLSRDQLDRVGEINKIENVLRACVESRPDMTVIANCDDVQVTSVAWDSPNVVWVSAGAGWAGDSTSCPRTGGHIVQTRDSSGRVQDWRAVKPLPDGREFRRPTPQWSVDASGLHTPEGDDIPLSLTLPGDANRGNAAQAIAAALALDVGVDLGEAVAAVSAVDSVAGRYSTVQFGDHSVHLMLAKNPAGWQEALSMVDRTADSLVISVNGQVADGQDLSWLWDVRFENFEDIHVVAAGERGTDLAVRLGYAGVEHNLVKDTVEAIRSCPAGRVEVLANYTAFRDLKRVVDREGRPLNGGH; this comes from the coding sequence ATGGCTGCAGACGCGGCGACGTGGGCGTCGAAGAAAACAGGGCGCGGCGCCGGCGGCATGATCGGCGGCCTCATCGCCGGGGCGATCGATCCGCACCTGATGAGCAACCTCGGGCCCGACAACAACGGCCGCCACCGCCCCACCGTCCTGGTCACCGGCACGAACGGAAAGTCCACGACCACGCGCATGCTCGCGGGGGCGGTGCGCAACGCGCGGAGCGTCGCCACGAACGAAGGCGGCGACAACATGGACGCCGGCGTGATTTCCGCGCTTCTGGCCGGCCGCGACCGGGACACCGTGGTGCTGGAGGTCGATGAGCTTCACGTCCCGAACATCGCGGACACGCTGGATGCGGACGTGCTGGTGCTGCTGAATCTGTCCCGTGACCAGCTGGATCGCGTGGGCGAGATCAACAAGATCGAGAATGTGCTGCGCGCCTGCGTGGAGTCCCGGCCGGACATGACCGTCATCGCGAACTGCGACGACGTGCAGGTCACGTCCGTGGCGTGGGATAGCCCGAATGTGGTGTGGGTGTCTGCCGGCGCCGGCTGGGCTGGGGATTCCACCAGCTGCCCGCGCACGGGCGGCCACATCGTGCAGACCCGCGACAGCAGCGGCCGCGTGCAGGATTGGCGTGCGGTGAAACCCCTGCCGGATGGTCGTGAATTCCGACGCCCCACGCCCCAGTGGTCCGTCGATGCGTCCGGGCTCCACACCCCAGAGGGTGACGATATTCCGCTGTCCCTCACCCTGCCGGGCGATGCGAACCGTGGTAACGCAGCGCAGGCCATCGCCGCGGCCCTCGCCCTGGATGTGGGAGTGGACCTTGGGGAGGCCGTGGCTGCGGTCTCTGCGGTGGATTCCGTGGCCGGCCGCTACTCCACGGTCCAGTTCGGGGACCACTCTGTGCACCTGATGCTGGCGAAGAACCCGGCGGGCTGGCAGGAAGCGCTGTCCATGGTGGATCGCACGGCCGACTCCCTAGTCATCAGCGTGAACGGCCAGGTAGCCGATGGGCAGGACCTGTCCTGGCTGTGGGACGTGCGCTTTGAGAACTTTGAGGACATTCACGTTGTCGCCGCCGGCGAGCGCGGCACTGACCTGGCTGTGCGCTTGGGCTACGCGGGCGTGGAGCACAACCTGGTGAAGGATACCGTGGAGGCGATCCGCTCCTGCCCCGCCGGGCGCGTGGAGGTTCTGGCTAATTACACGGCGTTCCGTGATCTGAAGCGTGTTGTGGATCGCGAGGGCCGCCCCTTGAATGGAGGACACTGA
- a CDS encoding type 1 glutamine amidotransferase: protein MTSLNNSVTIGLILPDVLGTYGDDGNALVLRQRARMRGLDAEIQPITLGDPVPDNLSVYTVGGGEDVAQILAAEHLQSDGGIFGAAEAGRPILAICAGLQVFGHSFRASGRMVDGLGLLDATTSSLEKRMIGEIASTPAGSTTGGTARGTTSGTRSDTTGSTELTPSERIVAQLTDPLTGFANHMGATILGPAAKPLGRITRGTGNTDAHGASLAASSHSGSADVSQDNLSKQVAYEGAIQGSVLATYMHGPALARNPQLADAILAEALGTTIDQLPEMTSSFAEQLDGEVRRLRSERLG from the coding sequence ATGACTTCCCTCAACAATTCTGTGACCATTGGGCTGATTTTGCCGGATGTGCTGGGCACGTACGGTGACGATGGCAATGCCTTGGTATTGCGCCAACGTGCACGGATGCGTGGCCTAGACGCGGAGATCCAGCCGATCACCCTGGGTGACCCCGTGCCTGACAACTTGAGTGTGTACACGGTCGGCGGCGGTGAGGACGTCGCCCAAATTCTTGCGGCGGAGCACCTCCAGTCCGATGGCGGGATCTTCGGCGCTGCGGAGGCAGGACGTCCGATTCTTGCTATTTGCGCTGGTCTACAGGTGTTTGGACATTCTTTCCGGGCGTCGGGCCGCATGGTCGATGGGCTGGGGCTGCTGGATGCCACCACGTCCTCGCTGGAGAAGCGCATGATTGGCGAGATTGCGTCCACGCCTGCCGGTAGTACTACAGGCGGTACTGCACGTGGCACTACCAGCGGTACTCGGAGTGACACTACCGGCAGTACCGAACTCACACCGTCGGAACGCATTGTCGCGCAGCTGACGGATCCCTTGACCGGCTTCGCAAACCACATGGGGGCCACGATCCTGGGCCCGGCCGCCAAGCCCCTGGGCAGGATCACCCGTGGAACTGGAAATACCGACGCCCACGGCGCATCACTCGCCGCCTCCTCTCACAGTGGCAGCGCAGATGTGTCGCAGGACAACCTCTCGAAGCAGGTGGCCTACGAAGGTGCAATCCAGGGGTCCGTGCTGGCCACCTACATGCACGGACCAGCCCTGGCGCGTAACCCCCAATTGGCAGACGCCATCCTGGCAGAAGCCCTGGGCACCACCATCGACCAGCTACCGGAGATGACCAGCAGCTTCGCTGAGCAGCTGGACGGCGAGGTGCGCCGTCTGCGCTCGGAGCGCTTGGGATAA
- a CDS encoding GNAT family N-acetyltransferase: MSITFRRATNADREFIRQMNLETETWGDPTRELGENWRADEVRYVDHWSEDQGGVIAEAGVEDDDGADPQAAALGAAWLRSFTAEDPGHGFLSEDYPEVAIALSPASTGKGIGRTLMTKTLDLARELGAPGVSLCVEDGNDRAKHLYESIGFEHVRRDSTGSYFVMLYRF; encoded by the coding sequence ATGAGCATCACGTTCAGACGCGCCACCAACGCCGACAGGGAGTTCATCCGCCAGATGAACCTGGAAACCGAGACGTGGGGCGACCCCACCAGGGAACTAGGTGAGAATTGGCGCGCGGACGAAGTGCGTTATGTGGACCACTGGTCGGAGGATCAGGGAGGTGTGATTGCGGAGGCCGGCGTCGAAGATGATGACGGTGCAGACCCCCAGGCGGCCGCATTGGGTGCGGCATGGCTGCGCTCGTTCACGGCGGAGGATCCCGGGCACGGTTTCCTCAGCGAGGATTACCCGGAGGTCGCGATTGCGCTGAGCCCCGCCAGCACGGGCAAGGGCATTGGGCGCACGCTCATGACCAAGACGCTGGATCTGGCGCGGGAGCTCGGTGCGCCGGGGGTGAGCCTGTGCGTGGAAGATGGCAACGACCGGGCGAAGCACCTGTACGAGTCGATCGGGTTTGAGCACGTGCGCAGGGACAGCACCGGCAGCTACTTTGTGATGCTGTACCGGTTCTAG
- a CDS encoding DoxX family protein, which translates to MNKRTLTSRNTSALDRSDIARVAVWSSVFLGAGVLHFVKPKPFDSLVPAQLPGTRRDWTLASGVMEIGLGASILTTATVPALRSTLHTVVGPATAIFLAGVWPGNIKMMVDYLATSNPKISTTAKAIAVARVPMQIPMMRSVLRLGSSAN; encoded by the coding sequence ATGAATAAACGCACTCTCACCTCCCGCAACACATCAGCACTCGACCGTTCGGACATTGCCCGCGTGGCCGTGTGGTCCAGCGTCTTCCTCGGCGCAGGCGTGCTGCACTTCGTGAAGCCGAAACCGTTCGACTCCCTCGTGCCTGCGCAGCTGCCCGGCACCCGACGAGACTGGACACTAGCCAGTGGGGTGATGGAGATAGGGCTGGGGGCGTCGATCCTTACCACGGCCACGGTTCCTGCTCTGCGGAGCACGTTGCACACGGTCGTCGGCCCCGCCACGGCGATTTTCCTGGCGGGCGTGTGGCCGGGCAATATCAAGATGATGGTGGACTACCTCGCCACCAGCAACCCGAAGATCAGCACCACCGCCAAGGCCATTGCAGTGGCGCGCGTGCCGATGCAGATCCCCATGATGCGCAGTGTGCTGCGGCTCGGATCCAGCGCGAACTAG
- the recR gene encoding recombination mediator RecR, producing MFEGPLQDVIDEFSRLPGIGPKSAQRIALHLLEVEPEDLERFQSALGRLQGGVAFCRICHNISQEDVCRICADSSRDKSLVCVVEESKDIQVIERTAEYRGRYHVLGGALDPLNGIGPKELNVTALVQRLGGALPDVALTEPDEHGNTVYDDAPVVTEVIIATDPNTEGEATASYLGRLLKDFPGLTVSRLASGIPMGGDLEFVDDLTLSRAFAGRTIVGS from the coding sequence ATGTTCGAAGGCCCCCTTCAAGACGTCATTGATGAGTTTTCCCGCCTCCCCGGCATCGGCCCGAAAAGCGCCCAGCGCATCGCGCTGCACCTGCTGGAGGTAGAGCCGGAAGACCTTGAGCGCTTCCAATCAGCATTGGGACGCCTTCAAGGTGGAGTGGCGTTTTGCCGTATCTGCCACAACATTTCCCAAGAGGACGTCTGCCGCATCTGCGCGGACTCCAGCCGCGATAAAAGCCTGGTCTGCGTGGTCGAAGAATCCAAAGACATCCAAGTCATCGAGCGCACCGCTGAATACCGCGGGCGCTACCACGTCCTCGGCGGCGCGCTCGACCCTCTCAACGGCATCGGCCCCAAGGAACTCAACGTCACCGCGCTTGTTCAACGCCTCGGCGGCGCCCTGCCAGACGTTGCGCTCACCGAACCCGACGAGCACGGCAACACCGTCTACGACGACGCCCCAGTTGTCACCGAAGTCATCATCGCCACCGACCCCAACACCGAAGGCGAAGCCACCGCAAGCTACCTGGGCCGCCTGCTTAAGGACTTCCCCGGCCTGACCGTCTCCCGGCTGGCCAGCGGCATCCCCATGGGAGGCGACCTGGAGTTTGTGGATGACCTCACGCTGTCCCGCGCGTTCGCTGGCCGGACCATCGTGGGAAGCTAA
- a CDS encoding YbaB/EbfC family nucleoid-associated protein: protein MTQPDMQAIMQQAQQMQAQLQAAQEEILRSTVTGESGNGLVKIEMAGSGSINSLSIDPQVVDPNDVETLQDLVIGAFVDANKNLQSLAEEKMGPLSQGMNSLGL from the coding sequence ATGACCCAGCCAGACATGCAGGCGATCATGCAGCAAGCACAGCAGATGCAGGCGCAGCTGCAGGCAGCACAGGAAGAGATCCTGCGCTCCACCGTCACCGGCGAATCCGGCAACGGCCTCGTCAAAATCGAAATGGCAGGCTCCGGCTCCATCAACTCCCTGAGCATCGACCCACAGGTCGTGGACCCCAACGACGTAGAAACCCTGCAGGACCTGGTCATCGGCGCATTCGTGGACGCCAACAAGAACCTCCAGAGCCTCGCCGAAGAGAAGATGGGCCCACTGTCCCAGGGCATGAACTCCCTGGGCCTCTAA
- a CDS encoding DNA polymerase III subunit gamma and tau has translation MALYRKYRPSSFSEVVGQEHVTEPLSIALDNGRINHAYLFSGPRGCGKTSSARILARSLNCVQGPTSTPCGVCDSCVALAPGGAGHIDVVEMDAATHNGVDDMRELRESAYFAPAESRYRVIILDEAHMITHQAFNALLKIVEEPPEHLIFIFATTEPEKLLTTIRSRTHNYPFRLLTPPDMRSLLSRVMEDEGVPVEDAVYPLVVRAGGGSPRDSLSIMDQLLAGSGPEGVTYQRALGLLGVTDASLIDRAVEAVAQQDQSGLFTVVDDVIEAGYDPRRFTEDLLDRFRDLMIIQSVPDAYARGLVNVPKETQDGLTAQADALGQATLTRCASLVNESLAQMKGATAPRLLLEILCARIALPGAGMTVEALAQRVEALESGAGVAPGGGASARAAGAAAGAGGREGSRRFERPSRRRAQSEASGSAVGSTESTGPQETPQATPQNTSQDANEDPKISEARRAREIMDRNRRSRRPEPQGSSVPAPQAQESEGPQQSPAQPTSEQQAAKPESTQDYAALWQSTLAALKEDSLDVWIAARSATARDEQGTAGELHVDHSTLALARYISTEAAQQAFQRALQAQSGSAQGDPAQNNSDLRVVAFVGGTRVEPAKGGEPSGKAEPAPEQAQQQAPAAQQASAQTQSETPAPEQTSEQAPDPAPSSRPLSALERARAMAESHAKRPSEQARDRLKNRQQNATSSAPGEETQADQQPQSGWRARMKKAQEKVEYNRANGFGDVPLPDEPPADPDYDDAAFNAAPPEYGASASGENSISEAEQAREQEEQHYVEELDKGTGQADHRRPLEVASEMVETYLGGTRVT, from the coding sequence GTGGCGCTGTATAGGAAGTATCGTCCGTCCAGTTTTTCTGAGGTGGTCGGCCAGGAGCATGTCACCGAGCCGCTGTCCATCGCGCTCGACAACGGGCGGATCAATCACGCCTACCTGTTCAGCGGCCCCCGCGGGTGCGGCAAGACCTCCTCGGCCCGCATTTTGGCGCGCTCCCTGAACTGTGTGCAAGGCCCCACGTCCACTCCGTGTGGCGTGTGCGATTCTTGCGTGGCCCTCGCGCCGGGCGGTGCGGGGCACATCGATGTGGTGGAGATGGACGCCGCCACCCACAACGGCGTGGATGACATGCGTGAGCTGCGGGAATCGGCATACTTCGCGCCGGCGGAGTCCCGCTATCGCGTCATCATTCTGGACGAGGCGCACATGATCACCCACCAGGCGTTTAACGCGCTGTTGAAGATCGTGGAGGAGCCGCCGGAGCACCTGATTTTCATCTTCGCCACCACGGAGCCGGAGAAGCTGCTGACCACGATCCGCTCCCGTACCCACAATTACCCGTTCCGTCTGCTCACACCGCCGGACATGCGCAGCCTGCTGTCCCGCGTGATGGAGGATGAGGGCGTGCCAGTGGAAGATGCGGTGTATCCGCTGGTGGTGCGCGCCGGTGGCGGGTCGCCGCGTGATTCTTTGTCCATCATGGATCAGCTCTTGGCTGGTTCCGGCCCGGAGGGTGTGACGTATCAGCGGGCGTTGGGTCTGCTGGGTGTGACGGATGCGTCCTTGATTGACCGGGCCGTGGAGGCGGTGGCGCAGCAGGACCAGTCTGGCCTGTTCACCGTGGTCGATGATGTCATCGAGGCAGGCTACGATCCGCGCCGATTCACTGAGGATTTGCTGGATCGTTTTCGCGATCTGATGATTATCCAATCTGTGCCCGACGCCTATGCGCGCGGTCTCGTGAACGTCCCCAAGGAAACTCAGGACGGTTTGACCGCACAGGCAGATGCGCTGGGGCAGGCGACGTTGACGCGGTGTGCGTCCTTGGTGAATGAGTCTTTGGCGCAGATGAAGGGTGCGACGGCTCCTCGGTTGTTGCTGGAGATTCTGTGTGCGCGGATTGCGTTGCCGGGTGCGGGCATGACGGTGGAGGCGTTGGCGCAGCGTGTGGAGGCGCTGGAGTCTGGTGCTGGGGTGGCGCCGGGTGGCGGCGCTAGCGCTCGCGCTGCTGGAGCTGCTGCTGGGGCTGGAGGCCGGGAAGGCTCGCGGCGTTTCGAACGGCCGTCTCGCCGCCGGGCGCAGAGTGAAGCATCGGGCAGCGCGGTGGGTAGTACTGAGAGCACTGGTCCCCAGGAAACGCCACAGGCTACGCCACAGAACACATCACAGGATGCGAACGAGGACCCCAAGATCTCCGAGGCGCGCCGGGCGCGGGAGATCATGGACCGCAATCGCCGCTCGCGCCGTCCAGAGCCACAAGGCTCATCGGTACCGGCGCCGCAGGCACAAGAGTCAGAGGGACCACAGCAGAGCCCAGCGCAGCCAACTTCGGAGCAGCAGGCTGCTAAGCCGGAGTCCACTCAGGATTACGCAGCGCTGTGGCAGAGCACGCTCGCGGCGTTGAAGGAAGACAGCCTGGATGTGTGGATCGCTGCACGCTCCGCCACAGCGCGGGATGAGCAGGGCACTGCCGGTGAACTTCACGTGGACCACAGCACCCTGGCCCTGGCGCGCTACATCTCCACTGAGGCAGCGCAGCAGGCCTTCCAGCGAGCCCTTCAAGCGCAGAGCGGTAGTGCACAGGGCGATCCAGCGCAGAACAACTCTGATCTTCGCGTTGTCGCGTTCGTGGGCGGCACGCGCGTGGAGCCTGCGAAGGGTGGTGAGCCCTCGGGAAAAGCTGAGCCTGCTCCAGAGCAGGCTCAGCAACAGGCGCCAGCAGCACAGCAGGCCTCTGCGCAGACTCAGAGCGAGACACCGGCACCAGAGCAGACCTCGGAGCAAGCGCCTGATCCTGCCCCATCATCGCGGCCGCTCAGCGCCCTCGAGCGGGCGCGCGCGATGGCGGAATCCCACGCCAAAAGGCCCAGCGAGCAGGCACGCGACCGGCTGAAGAACCGGCAACAGAACGCTACCTCCTCAGCACCCGGCGAGGAGACCCAGGCGGACCAGCAACCCCAATCCGGTTGGCGCGCCCGCATGAAAAAGGCGCAGGAGAAGGTGGAGTACAACCGCGCCAACGGCTTTGGTGACGTTCCCCTTCCCGACGAGCCCCCCGCTGACCCCGACTATGACGACGCCGCCTTTAACGCGGCGCCGCCAGAATACGGCGCTTCGGCGTCGGGGGAAAATAGCATCAGCGAGGCCGAGCAGGCGCGGGAACAGGAAGAACAACACTACGTCGAAGAGCTGGACAAAGGCACAGGTCAGGCAGACCATCGGCGGCCGCTGGAGGTTGCCAGCGAGATGGTGGAAACCTACCTCGGCGGCACCCGCGTGACCTAA
- a CDS encoding aminotransferase class I/II-fold pyridoxal phosphate-dependent enzyme, with protein sequence MSDSRTNPAGLSINDVDTAALLAAKAEVTKAYQEFKDRGLQLDLTRGKPSAEQLDFSTELLSLPGEDFRTPSGVDTRNYGGGEGIAEIRQLWSEVLGVDPELTIAADASSLNIQFDLINWSYTFGNNDSQRPWSAEQGPLKWICPVPGYDRHHSITELFGFEMVTVPMTDQGPDMDAVRELVKDPAVKGMWAVPMFSNPTGVTFSRETAHALASMETAAPDFRVMWDNAYAVHTLTSEFPEIINVLDLAAEAGNPNRFWALSSTSKITFAGAGVAFFTSSKENLDWYNRIANVRGIGPNKVNQLAHFQFFKDVEGVRAHMRKHAGSLAPKFDRVIEILERRLGDFGVARWTTPEGGYFISVDVVDGTAARVVELAKQAGVALTAAGSTYPLKQDPNDRNLRLAPSMPDIEQVELAMDGFATCVLLAAIEAAEAAAETAE encoded by the coding sequence ATGTCCGATTCCCGCACCAACCCAGCAGGACTCAGTATCAATGACGTTGATACCGCCGCGCTTCTTGCTGCGAAGGCTGAGGTTACCAAGGCTTATCAGGAGTTTAAAGACCGCGGTCTGCAGTTGGATTTGACCCGTGGTAAGCCGTCGGCGGAGCAGTTGGATTTCTCCACGGAGCTGCTGAGCCTTCCGGGGGAGGACTTCCGTACTCCCTCCGGCGTGGATACCCGTAACTACGGCGGTGGCGAGGGCATTGCAGAGATCCGTCAGCTGTGGTCCGAGGTTCTGGGTGTGGATCCGGAGCTGACGATCGCCGCGGATGCGTCGTCGTTGAATATTCAATTCGACCTCATCAACTGGAGCTACACCTTCGGTAACAATGATTCGCAGCGCCCGTGGTCCGCGGAGCAGGGCCCACTGAAGTGGATCTGCCCCGTTCCCGGTTACGACCGCCACCACTCCATCACGGAGCTGTTCGGCTTCGAGATGGTGACGGTGCCGATGACGGATCAGGGACCGGACATGGACGCGGTGCGTGAACTGGTGAAGGATCCTGCGGTGAAGGGAATGTGGGCGGTGCCGATGTTCTCTAACCCCACGGGTGTGACCTTCAGCCGGGAGACCGCGCACGCCCTGGCCAGCATGGAGACCGCCGCTCCGGACTTCCGCGTCATGTGGGACAACGCGTACGCGGTCCACACGCTCACTTCCGAGTTCCCGGAGATCATCAATGTGCTGGACCTCGCGGCGGAGGCGGGTAACCCCAACCGTTTCTGGGCGCTGAGCTCTACCTCGAAGATCACGTTCGCCGGCGCGGGCGTGGCGTTCTTCACCTCCTCCAAGGAGAACCTGGACTGGTACAACCGCATCGCTAACGTGCGTGGCATTGGCCCGAACAAGGTCAACCAGCTGGCGCACTTCCAGTTCTTCAAGGATGTGGAGGGCGTGCGTGCGCACATGCGGAAGCACGCCGGCAGCCTGGCTCCTAAGTTCGACCGCGTGATCGAGATTCTGGAGCGCCGCTTGGGCGACTTTGGTGTGGCCCGCTGGACTACCCCGGAGGGTGGCTACTTCATCAGCGTGGACGTGGTGGATGGCACGGCGGCTCGTGTGGTCGAGCTGGCGAAGCAGGCAGGCGTTGCCCTCACGGCGGCGGGATCCACCTATCCGCTGAAGCAGGATCCGAATGATCGCAACCTGCGCCTGGCTCCGTCGATGCCTGATATTGAGCAGGTGGAGTTGGCGATGGATGGCTTTGCAACGTGCGTTCTTTTGGCGGCCATTGAGGCTGCGGAAGCAGCCGCAGAAACCGCTGAGTAA
- the fepB gene encoding Fe2+-enterobactin ABC transporter substrate-binding protein — protein sequence MSHLMNRPSQRRAGMRGLKAVVAATLAGSLGLGVAACSSDSSSDNSSSSDAKSASDSSSNAETAQWPRTISTDDGELKLDAQPKRIVSTSTTLTGALLAVGAPVVATGVAAPNTPSLSDDQGFFNQWADEAKKAGVEKLWQNGSPDVEKATEYDADLIVVSKNSGDSVFDQVDKLRKIAPVLVVDYSDASWQDVTTKIGEATGYEAKAKEIIADFDSRLEEVKKNISVPEGTTSPFIVFPDGSGAAALTKESPQSQILSRLGFTLADIPDEVKGDTSMGKDRGDIVKLSMENIQKGLPGDTWISVASNEKTKKTIESEPAFNTSPAVKNGKLYHTPGETFRLDYYSAMLLLDSIEQQFKK from the coding sequence ATGTCTCATCTCATGAATCGCCCATCCCAGCGCCGCGCCGGGATGCGCGGTCTGAAGGCAGTTGTTGCCGCAACCCTGGCCGGGTCTTTGGGCCTGGGCGTGGCTGCCTGCTCGTCCGATAGCAGCTCGGACAATTCTTCTTCCTCCGACGCCAAGTCTGCGTCCGATAGCTCCTCGAACGCCGAGACTGCTCAGTGGCCACGGACCATCTCCACCGATGATGGCGAGCTGAAGCTGGACGCACAGCCCAAGCGCATCGTCTCCACCTCCACGACCTTGACCGGCGCGCTGTTGGCCGTGGGTGCTCCTGTGGTGGCCACGGGCGTGGCCGCACCGAACACCCCAAGCCTCTCTGACGATCAGGGATTCTTCAACCAGTGGGCCGATGAGGCCAAGAAGGCTGGAGTGGAGAAGCTGTGGCAGAACGGTTCCCCGGATGTGGAAAAGGCCACTGAGTACGACGCAGACCTTATCGTCGTATCAAAGAACTCGGGCGACTCCGTGTTCGATCAGGTCGACAAGCTGCGCAAGATCGCCCCAGTGCTGGTGGTGGACTACTCCGATGCATCCTGGCAGGACGTGACCACCAAGATTGGTGAGGCGACGGGCTACGAGGCCAAGGCCAAGGAGATCATTGCTGACTTCGATTCCCGCCTGGAGGAGGTCAAGAAGAACATCTCCGTGCCGGAGGGAACCACCTCTCCATTCATCGTGTTCCCTGATGGCTCGGGTGCTGCAGCCCTGACCAAGGAGTCCCCACAGTCCCAGATCCTGTCCCGCCTGGGCTTCACCCTGGCCGACATTCCGGACGAGGTGAAGGGCGATACCTCTATGGGTAAGGACCGCGGTGACATCGTGAAGCTGTCTATGGAGAACATCCAGAAGGGCCTGCCGGGCGACACCTGGATTTCCGTGGCGTCCAACGAGAAGACGAAGAAGACCATCGAGAGTGAGCCTGCGTTCAACACCTCCCCAGCTGTGAAGAACGGAAAGCTGTACCACACCCCAGGTGAGACCTTCCGTCTGGATTACTACTCCGCGATGCTGTTGCTGGATTCCATCGAGCAGCAGTTCAAGAAGTAA